From the genome of Acidaminococcus sp.:
TCAGTAATTCCCTGCGGGAATTGCTGACACTTCTTTTAGTACCGCTCTTAGCGCACTGGGCCCGCTGGTCCTGTGTCGTGCTGGGAGGAGCAACGACCATGGATTCCACTATGCCTGTAATCTTGAAGTGCCTGGGCCGTCCGGCAGCTATTTTAGGCTTTTTGAACGGTTTTCTCCTCACTTGCGAAGTGCCCGTCCTGATTCCATTTTTGCTTTCTTTATGATGTCGGATCTGTTTTGTTATTGAAGGTTTTGCTATGAAAATCTTTTTTATTCCTCTCTTTTTTATGGCAGCGGAAATTTTTTTCCTGCTCCATCACCGCTTTTTTTATTATTATCTGCAGGTGCTGCCAAAATTATTCAATCGTCTTGGCAGAAGGACGCGGATCATTATCCTTTCCAAGGATATTTTTATTTTTTTAGGGTTTTATCTGATTCGTCTGTTCTTTTTTGCATACTGTTTCTATATTGTGTTTTTTACCGAGACATGGGAACCGGGCTGCATGCTTCTCTTGATTTCAGCGCTGACACAGATGGCTGTTCTGTTTCGTATAGACGGTGTGTCCTGGGTAGAAAAAACAACGGGTTTGGTATTTCCCAGACGATTTTTTCAGACCGTCATGAGCAGTACGAGTATTTTTATTTTGGCACAGTTTGCAATTCAATTTTAGAGTCCTTGTACAATAGACAAAAATCTATTAAATAAAAACAAAATATTAAAAGTGTAAATATTGAGAAATTGTTTTTTAAAAACGTATCTATTTTTGTATTAAAATGGTTGACATTTCTGTGACATTGTATATAATCAGATTATAACTTGTTTGAGACAGATACATTTGTCATTGGAAGAACCAAACAAGATGCACAACTATTCGGAGGTGTTACAGATGAAATCGTGGAAAAAAATGGTGGGAGTTCTTTGCGCTGCCACAGTCATGACAGCAGCTCTTACCGGATGCGGCAAGTCAGGCAGCAGCGGTAAATCTTCAGGTGGGGATACAATCAAGGTTGGTGCCCTGTTCGAACTCACCGGGAACGTCGCGAACTATGGTACATCCACTCTGAACGGCTTTAAGATGGCCGTGGATGAAATTAATGCCAAGGGCGGCGTCAATGGGAAAAAGATTGAAGTCATTCAGGCAGATAATAAGTCGGAGCCTTCTGAATCCGGCAACGCGGCCACAAAGTTGGTTACGCGCGACAAGGTTGTCGCTGTTGTCGGGCCGGCAACTTCCGGTTCCGTGGCAGCTGCTGAACCGATTCTGACGGCCAATAAGACGCCGCTCATCGCTCCGTGCGCAACGGCTCCCGAAATCACGGTCGGCAAGGATGGCAAAGTTAAACAATATGTTTTCCGTGCCTGCTTCATTGACCCGTATCAGGGCAAGATCATGGCAGAGTACGCAGCTAAGGATTTGGGACTGAAGAAGGTTGCCATTTTCAATGATTCTTCCAGTGATTATTCAAAGGGACTGGCTTCTGTATTCAAAGAAACCTTTACTGCGGACGGCGGAGAAATCGTTGCTCAGGAAGCTTTCCTTTCCAAGGATGTTGATTTTAAGGCAGCTCTGACTAAACTGAAGGCTGCAAACCCTGATGCAATTTATATTC
Proteins encoded in this window:
- a CDS encoding ABC transporter substrate-binding protein — translated: MKSWKKMVGVLCAATVMTAALTGCGKSGSSGKSSGGDTIKVGALFELTGNVANYGTSTLNGFKMAVDEINAKGGVNGKKIEVIQADNKSEPSESGNAATKLVTRDKVVAVVGPATSGSVAAAEPILTANKTPLIAPCATAPEITVGKDGKVKQYVFRACFIDPYQGKIMAEYAAKDLGLKKVAIFNDSSSDYSKGLASVFKETFTADGGEIVAQEAFLSKDVDFKAALTKLKAANPDAIYIPGYYEEVSKIIKQAREVGITVPLLGSDGWDSPKLVEIAGKESTNKCYFTSAYTAQDKDPGVQKFIESYKKAYNKVPDVFALQGYNAGIVLFNAMTQAKSTEGPKVAEALAKTKDIQVANGKFSYDDKHNPITTALILELKDGAQTLVKKIGG